A part of Rhodamnia argentea isolate NSW1041297 chromosome 8, ASM2092103v1, whole genome shotgun sequence genomic DNA contains:
- the LOC115735463 gene encoding aluminum-activated malate transporter 2-like codes for MESLEMGVATSQERAGALARAWQQLMGLPKNSMAKVAELAKKAMNLGKDDPRRITHSLKVGVALSLVSLIYYYQPLYNSFGVSAMWAVMTVVVVFEFSVGATLSKGLNRGLATFLAGALGVGAHHLASLSGKTGEPIMLGFFVFLQATGSTFMRFFPQIKAKYDYGMLIFILTFALVSVSGFRQEEILEFAHKRLSTVVIGGSACLIVSIAVCPVWAGEDLHRHIALNMEKLANFLEGFGDKYLRESEDDASNRDESLFRGYKSVLGTKSNEESLANFASWEPRHGRFGFRHPWKQYLKIGASIRQCANRIEALDGYLTTKFHAPPQVQIRLKELCAEMSMEAARALRQLSSSHKAMIVPSSATPHLENSRAAVKALKSLLETASRKDATDLLAIVHAATVTSLLIEVVDCTDKIAESIDELSSLAHFKTAEKEKKHVECKEVVLTVSAPEATVSPENGTSPGRLDPAPVV; via the exons ATGGAGAGCTTGGAAATGGGTGTTGCGACGAGCCAGGAGAGAGCTGGAGCCCTCGCTCGCGCATGGCAGCAGTTGATGGGCTTGCCCAAGAACTCGATGGCAAAAGTGGCCGAGCTAGCCAAGAAGGCGATGAATCTCGGGAAAGATGACCCGAGACGAATCACTCATTCGCTCAAAGTCGGAGTCGCGCTTTCCTTAGTGTCCTTGATCTATTACTACCAGCCGCTCTACAACAGCTTCGGCGTCTCTGCAATGTGGGCTGTCATGACCGTGGTGGTCGTCTTCGAATTCTCCGTCG GGGCCACTCTAAGTAAAGGGTTGAATAGAGGACTTGCTACATTTCTTGCCGGTGCACTTGGCGTTGGTGCTCATCACTTGGCGAGTCTCTCAGGAAAAACCGGCGAGCCCATCATGCTTGGTTTCTTCGTCTTTcttcaag CCACCGGTTCGACGTTCATGAGGTTCTTCCCCCAGATCAAGGCGAAGTACGACTACGGGATGCTGATATTCATACTGACGTTCGCGCTGGTGTCGGTGTCGGGCTTCCGACAGGAGGAGATACTGGAGTTTGCACACAAGCGGCTTTCCACCGTCGTCATCGGCGGCTCCGCCTGCCTGATCGTCTCCATCGCCGTGTGTCCCGTCTGGGCCGGTGAAGACCTCCACCGCCACATCGCTCTCAACATGGAAAAGCTTGCCAACTTCTTAGAAG gaTTTGGCGATAAATACTTGAGAGAATCAGAAGATGATGCCTCGAATCGAGACGAGTCGCTTTTTCGAGGATACAAAAGCGTTCTCGGAACGAAGAGCAACGAAGAATCTCTG GCGAATTTTGCCAGTTGGGAACCACGTCATGGCCGGTTTGGTTTCCGTCATCCGTGGAAGCAATACCTAAAGATTGGAGCTTCGATTCGCCAGTGTGCCAATAGGATCGAAGCCCTTGATGGCTACCTCACCACCAAGTTCCAT GCGCCGCCACAAGTTCAAATCAGACTCAAGGAGCTCTGCGCGGAGATGAGCATGGAAGCCGCGAGAGCTTTGAGGCAACTCTCATCTTCCCACAAGGCTATGATCGTGCCGTCCTCCGCGACTCCCCACCTTGAGAATTCCCGAGCCGCCGTGAAAGCCCTCAAGTCGCTACTTGAGACGGCCTCCCGGAAGGACGCCACCGACCTCCTCGCAATCGTCCATGCCGCCACCGTCACCTCGCTCCTCATCGAGGTGGTCGACTGCACGGACAAGATTGCCGAGTCCATCGACGAGCTCTCCTCCCTCGCCCACTTCAAGACCgcggagaaggagaagaagcatGTCGAGTGCAAAGAAGTCGTGCTAACTGTGAGCGCACCCGAAGCGACCGTCTCACCAGAAAATGGGACTTCGCCAGGGAGACTGGATCCAGCGCCGGTGGTGTAG